The following coding sequences lie in one Micromonospora sp. R77 genomic window:
- a CDS encoding AAA family ATPase, producing the protein MHDDGRYDDPRVTGPGGRPSGAEPVSRETEHQDWPVNGDSRDPSVRPENCDPVVRREPPVVGGVRPAASVPANLPPVRDGQETTGRPANVAASRPVPVRGNAAAAARFESPATGVAAVVPQQPSPHSVADVAAVVLPGDTPSAAGFGADPDPSTYVSRETPTREEDDPPLAMEAMRAVQILNPSGEVTMPRPERTRVMCVANQKGGVGKTTTTVNLAVALALHGNRVLVVDLDPQGNASTGLNVPHHTGVPDVYDCLIDSVPLEEVAQAVEGIPNLWCVPATIDLAGAEIELVSVVARESRLARAIAAYPGHFDYVFIDCPPSLGLLTVNALVAAQEVLIPIQCEYYALEGLNQLINNINLVRQHLNPQLEVSTILLTMYDRRTRLADAVEQDVRNHFGDKVLQAVIPRNVRVSEAPSYGQSVMTYDPGSRGATSYFEAAQEIAERGVKEPVSRNA; encoded by the coding sequence GTGCATGACGACGGTAGGTACGACGACCCACGGGTGACCGGGCCGGGAGGGCGACCCTCCGGCGCGGAACCCGTTTCACGTGAAACCGAGCACCAGGACTGGCCGGTGAACGGGGACTCCCGCGACCCCTCGGTACGCCCCGAGAACTGCGATCCTGTCGTCCGGCGGGAGCCGCCCGTGGTCGGTGGGGTCCGGCCGGCCGCGTCGGTTCCGGCGAATCTGCCGCCGGTGCGGGACGGGCAGGAGACCACCGGCCGGCCGGCCAACGTGGCCGCCTCCCGGCCGGTGCCCGTACGAGGGAACGCCGCGGCGGCTGCCCGGTTCGAGTCACCCGCCACCGGCGTGGCCGCAGTGGTGCCCCAGCAGCCGTCCCCGCACTCGGTTGCGGACGTCGCTGCCGTCGTGCTCCCGGGCGACACGCCATCAGCCGCCGGCTTCGGTGCCGACCCCGACCCCAGCACGTACGTTTCACGTGAAACCCCGACGCGCGAAGAGGATGACCCACCGTTGGCTATGGAGGCGATGCGCGCCGTGCAGATCCTTAATCCGAGTGGCGAAGTGACCATGCCTCGCCCGGAACGGACGCGGGTCATGTGCGTCGCGAACCAGAAGGGCGGCGTGGGGAAGACCACGACCACGGTGAACCTGGCGGTGGCGCTGGCCCTGCACGGCAACCGGGTACTCGTGGTGGACCTCGACCCACAGGGCAACGCCTCCACCGGGCTCAACGTCCCGCACCACACCGGCGTGCCGGACGTCTACGACTGCCTGATCGACAGCGTGCCGTTGGAGGAGGTGGCGCAGGCGGTCGAGGGCATCCCGAACCTGTGGTGCGTACCGGCCACCATCGACCTGGCGGGTGCGGAGATCGAACTCGTCTCCGTGGTCGCCCGGGAGTCCCGGCTCGCCCGGGCCATCGCCGCCTACCCCGGCCACTTCGACTACGTCTTCATCGACTGCCCGCCCTCGCTCGGTCTGCTCACCGTCAACGCGCTCGTGGCGGCGCAGGAGGTGCTGATCCCGATCCAGTGCGAGTACTACGCGCTGGAAGGACTCAACCAGCTGATCAACAACATCAACCTGGTTCGCCAGCACCTCAACCCGCAGCTCGAGGTCTCCACCATCCTGCTCACCATGTACGACCGGCGTACCCGCCTGGCCGACGCGGTCGAGCAGGACGTCCGCAACCACTTCGGCGACAAGGTGCTCCAGGCCGTCATCCCGCGCAACGTCCGGGTCTCCGAGGCACCCAGCTACGGGCAGTCCGTCATGACCTACGATCCCGGATCGCGGGGGGCGACGAGCTACTTCGAAGCCGCCCAGGAAATCGCGGAGCGCGGCGTCAAGGAGCCGGTGAGCCGGAATGCGTAG
- the rsmG gene encoding 16S rRNA (guanine(527)-N(7))-methyltransferase RsmG has translation MPAGEVPVGPPAASEVTLPPELAEAARTLFGDRLDLAAAYAELLATDGVVRGLIGPREAPRIWERHLLNCAALAERIPEGATVLDVGSGAGLPGLVLAIARPDLTVTLIEPLARRTSFLIEAVQELGLTKMVRVFRGRAEEAATGTRERPALSGNVVTARAVAPLDRLAAWCLPLVVPKGRLIALKGASAAEEAAEHTEAVAKLGGSEPQVHLCGVDVIEPPATVIEVVRERVVGPAGKKTAAKRSRGGRKRGDRGRER, from the coding sequence CTGCCGGCCGGGGAGGTGCCCGTCGGGCCACCCGCCGCGTCGGAGGTGACGCTGCCACCGGAGTTGGCGGAGGCCGCCCGTACCCTCTTCGGCGACCGGCTCGACCTGGCCGCCGCGTACGCGGAACTGCTGGCCACGGACGGCGTGGTCCGCGGTCTGATCGGCCCCCGTGAGGCCCCCAGGATCTGGGAGCGGCACCTGCTCAACTGCGCGGCGCTGGCCGAGCGGATTCCCGAGGGTGCCACCGTGCTGGACGTGGGTTCCGGCGCCGGGCTGCCCGGCCTGGTGCTGGCGATCGCGCGGCCCGACCTGACCGTCACCCTGATCGAGCCGCTGGCCCGACGGACCTCCTTCCTCATCGAAGCGGTGCAGGAACTCGGCCTGACGAAGATGGTCCGGGTGTTCCGGGGGCGCGCCGAGGAAGCCGCCACCGGTACGCGGGAGCGACCCGCGCTGAGCGGGAACGTGGTGACCGCCCGGGCCGTCGCGCCGCTGGACCGGCTCGCCGCCTGGTGTCTCCCGCTGGTCGTGCCGAAGGGACGGTTGATCGCGCTGAAGGGCGCGTCCGCCGCCGAGGAGGCAGCGGAGCACACCGAGGCGGTCGCCAAGCTCGGTGGGAGTGAGCCGCAGGTGCACCTGTGCGGGGTCGACGTGATCGAGCCGCCCGCCACCGTCATCGAGGTCGTGCGGGAGCGGGTGGTCGGACCGGCGGGTAAGAAGACCGCGGCGAAGCGGTCGCGGGGTGGCCGCAAGCGTGGGGATCGTGGCCGGGAACGCTGA
- a CDS encoding R3H domain-containing nucleic acid-binding protein encodes MTDTSIPSAEQSLDEETTPAAVTEDADEVEAGTREKKSPAESDLFQQSEIAADYVEGLLDILDYDGDIDELVAGGRPVVEVVGAGLQNLVGQRGATLEALQELARLAVFRQTGSPSRLLLDVGGYRANRRKELAAVAKNAVEKVKEHGEAVRLEPMNAFERKCVHDVVNAMSGVESESEGVEPNRRIIVRPAD; translated from the coding sequence GTGACCGACACCAGCATCCCCAGCGCCGAGCAGTCCCTGGACGAGGAGACCACGCCGGCCGCCGTGACCGAGGACGCCGACGAGGTGGAGGCGGGCACCCGGGAGAAGAAGTCCCCGGCCGAGAGCGACCTCTTCCAGCAGAGCGAGATCGCCGCCGACTACGTCGAGGGTCTGCTCGACATCCTCGACTACGACGGTGACATCGACGAGCTGGTCGCCGGTGGCCGCCCGGTCGTCGAGGTGGTCGGTGCCGGCCTGCAGAACCTGGTCGGTCAGCGCGGTGCCACCCTGGAGGCGCTCCAGGAGCTGGCCCGGCTCGCCGTGTTCCGGCAGACCGGTTCGCCGAGCCGCCTGCTGCTCGACGTCGGTGGCTACCGGGCCAACCGCCGCAAGGAACTCGCCGCGGTCGCCAAGAACGCCGTCGAGAAGGTCAAGGAGCACGGTGAGGCCGTGCGCCTGGAGCCGATGAACGCGTTCGAGCGTAAGTGCGTCCACGACGTCGTCAACGCGATGAGCGGCGTGGAGAGCGAGTCCGAGGGCGTCGAGCCCAACCGGCGCATCATCGTCCGGCCGGCGGACTGA
- the yidC gene encoding membrane protein insertase YidC: MFSLDWVYYAISWILLTWHSAWNAIGVPVDAVIGTNWSWILAIIFLVVTVRVILFPVFVKQIKSQRAMQALQPKVKELQEKHKGDRETLQKEMMELYRKEKANPLMGCLPMFLQIPVFLGLFHTLRRLSPDKSEAGKTLYGWTVEQFNSAANAKLFTAPIAGKFGSTADELARLGASGHTVKIVAGILVAIMIATTYLTSRQMILKTGWAEDPQQRMVQRLMLYGIPVSLLVSGSIFPIGVIIYWVTNNLFTLGQQQWVLRKFPPLVTAKTGAGARAGAQPAKTGGLLGRKPAAQVPAAKPAAPKVAGPKPGAKPMNPKKSRPAKRQG, from the coding sequence TTGTTCAGTCTTGACTGGGTCTACTACGCGATCTCGTGGATCCTGCTGACCTGGCACTCGGCCTGGAACGCCATCGGGGTGCCGGTCGACGCGGTGATCGGGACGAACTGGTCCTGGATCCTGGCCATCATCTTCCTGGTGGTCACGGTCCGGGTGATCCTGTTCCCGGTCTTCGTGAAGCAGATCAAGTCGCAGCGGGCCATGCAGGCGCTCCAGCCGAAGGTCAAGGAGCTCCAGGAGAAGCACAAGGGTGACCGGGAGACGCTCCAGAAGGAGATGATGGAGCTCTACCGGAAGGAAAAGGCCAACCCGCTGATGGGCTGCCTTCCGATGTTCCTCCAGATTCCGGTCTTCCTCGGCCTCTTCCACACGCTGCGGCGGCTCAGCCCGGACAAGAGCGAGGCCGGAAAGACCCTCTACGGCTGGACCGTCGAGCAGTTCAACAGCGCCGCGAACGCCAAGCTCTTCACCGCCCCGATCGCCGGCAAGTTCGGCTCCACCGCCGACGAGCTGGCCCGGCTGGGCGCCAGCGGGCACACCGTCAAGATCGTGGCCGGCATCCTGGTCGCGATCATGATTGCCACGACGTACCTGACCAGCCGGCAGATGATCCTCAAGACCGGCTGGGCAGAGGACCCGCAGCAGCGGATGGTCCAGCGGCTGATGCTCTACGGCATCCCGGTCTCGCTGCTGGTCTCCGGCTCGATCTTCCCGATCGGTGTGATCATCTACTGGGTCACCAACAACCTCTTCACCCTCGGCCAGCAGCAGTGGGTGCTGCGCAAGTTCCCGCCGCTGGTGACCGCCAAGACCGGCGCCGGGGCCCGCGCCGGAGCGCAGCCCGCCAAGACCGGTGGCCTGCTCGGTCGTAAGCCCGCCGCGCAGGTGCCCGCCGCCAAGCCGGCCGCCCCGAAGGTGGCCGGTCCGAAGCCGGGCGCGAAGCCGATGAACCCGAAGAAGAGCCGGCCCGCCAAGCGTCAGGGCTGA
- the yidD gene encoding membrane protein insertion efficiency factor YidD, protein MLIAPVIAYRRWISPALPARCRFYPSCSAYAVEALSRHGALRGAWLTVRRLSRCHPFHPGGHDPVPEPGGHRRADVTGA, encoded by the coding sequence GTGCTGATCGCCCCCGTCATCGCGTACCGTCGGTGGATAAGCCCGGCGCTGCCGGCCCGCTGTCGGTTCTACCCGTCGTGCAGTGCGTACGCCGTCGAGGCGCTGTCGCGGCACGGCGCGCTCCGGGGAGCCTGGCTGACGGTCCGACGGCTGTCGCGCTGCCACCCCTTTCACCCAGGTGGACACGACCCGGTGCCGGAGCCGGGCGGTCACCGCCGTGCCGATGTGACTGGAGCCTGA
- the rnpA gene encoding ribonuclease P protein component, with product MLAAAQRLRRSNDFAAAVRGGRRVGRGAVVVHLTLPRATTGAAATTSPEPARNVGAETSVPTRAGFVVSKAVGNAVVRNTVRRRLRHLVRERLPGLPAGSTLVVRALPPAAEASYARLGADLDAALAAARTARDRRSR from the coding sequence GTGCTGGCCGCCGCACAGCGACTGCGGCGCAGTAACGACTTCGCCGCAGCGGTCCGCGGTGGGCGACGCGTCGGCCGAGGCGCCGTCGTGGTCCACCTGACCCTTCCCCGAGCCACGACCGGAGCTGCCGCGACAACCTCGCCGGAGCCGGCGCGGAACGTCGGTGCGGAGACATCCGTGCCGACCCGCGCCGGCTTCGTCGTGTCCAAGGCAGTCGGCAACGCGGTGGTCCGGAACACGGTCCGCCGTCGGCTGCGGCACCTGGTCCGCGAGCGGCTGCCCGGGCTCCCCGCCGGCAGCACCCTCGTCGTACGCGCGCTGCCGCCGGCCGCCGAGGCGTCGTACGCCCGACTCGGGGCCGACCTGGACGCCGCTCTCGCCGCCGCGCGGACGGCTCGGGACCGGCGGTCGCGGTGA
- the rpmH gene encoding 50S ribosomal protein L34, whose product MSKRTYQPNNRRRAKTHGFRLRMRTRAGRAILSTRRAKGRARLSA is encoded by the coding sequence GTGAGCAAGCGCACCTACCAGCCGAACAACCGCCGGCGCGCGAAGACCCACGGCTTCCGGCTGCGCATGCGCACCCGTGCCGGCCGCGCCATCCTTTCGACCCGTCGCGCCAAGGGCCGCGCCCGCCTGTCGGCCTGA
- the dnaA gene encoding chromosomal replication initiator protein DnaA: MWTATTDELADEIISAQQRAYLRLTRLRAIVEDTALLSVPDAFTRDVIESRLRPAITEALSRRFGRAIQVAVTVRVAEDPAGRPAGTVYRSAPEAAPADLDGQPDLLPGFDPSGPAPDYSDRRFPDESGYPAESSYRDERGEPAAEETAPRQRAAVDGGRSHLIPTSRDGQDTLFGTAFAEPARTARPPAPPERRGFDERARVEQPSADPRGYEPRYREDPGPRDQQPMRGLPRDGGTDSGPGRSGSDHRPGGRDDRRLPGGTESGGNRLNPKYMFETFVIGSSNRFAHAASVAVAESPAKAYNPLFIYGHSGLGKTHLLHAIGHYATTLGNARSVRYVSTEEFTNDFINSLRDDKTSAFQRRYRDVDILLIDDIQFLENRERTQEEFFHTFNTLHNANKQIVITSDRSPRQLATLEDRMRTRFEWGLLADIQPPDLETRIAILQKKAAQERMYAPPDVLEFIASRVSNSIRELEGALIRVTAFASLTRSSVELSLAEEVLRDFMPDGAGPEINADQIMASTADYFGVSLEDLRGQSRSRVLVNARQVAMYLCRELTELSLPRIGQAFGGRDHTTVMHADRKIRQQMAERRSLYNQIAELTNRIKQNT; encoded by the coding sequence GTGTGGACGGCGACCACGGACGAACTCGCCGACGAGATCATCTCCGCGCAACAACGGGCGTACCTGCGGCTGACCCGGCTGCGCGCGATCGTGGAGGACACCGCGCTGCTCTCCGTCCCCGACGCGTTCACCCGGGACGTGATCGAGTCGCGGCTGCGGCCCGCGATCACCGAGGCGCTCAGCCGTCGGTTCGGTCGTGCGATCCAGGTCGCCGTCACCGTCCGGGTCGCCGAGGACCCCGCCGGCCGCCCCGCCGGCACCGTCTACCGCAGCGCCCCCGAGGCCGCGCCCGCCGACCTCGACGGCCAGCCGGACCTGCTCCCCGGCTTCGACCCGTCCGGACCCGCCCCCGACTACTCCGACCGCCGCTTCCCCGACGAGTCGGGCTACCCGGCCGAGTCCAGCTACCGGGACGAGCGCGGCGAGCCGGCGGCCGAGGAGACCGCACCCCGCCAGCGCGCGGCGGTCGACGGCGGCAGGTCGCACCTGATCCCCACCAGCCGTGACGGTCAGGACACCCTCTTCGGCACCGCCTTCGCCGAGCCGGCGCGGACCGCCCGGCCACCGGCACCGCCCGAGCGCCGCGGCTTCGACGAGCGCGCCCGGGTCGAGCAGCCCTCCGCCGACCCACGAGGCTACGAGCCGCGCTACCGGGAGGATCCCGGGCCACGGGACCAGCAGCCGATGCGGGGCCTGCCCCGGGACGGCGGCACCGACAGCGGTCCGGGTCGCAGCGGCTCGGACCACCGGCCGGGCGGCCGCGACGACCGGCGGCTCCCCGGGGGTACGGAGAGCGGCGGGAACCGGCTCAACCCCAAGTACATGTTCGAGACGTTCGTCATCGGCTCGTCCAACCGGTTCGCGCACGCGGCGAGCGTCGCGGTGGCCGAGTCGCCGGCGAAGGCGTACAACCCGCTGTTCATCTACGGGCACTCGGGGCTGGGCAAGACCCACCTGCTGCACGCCATCGGGCACTACGCCACGACGCTGGGCAACGCCCGCTCGGTCCGGTACGTCTCGACCGAGGAGTTCACCAACGACTTCATCAACTCGCTCCGGGACGACAAGACCAGCGCGTTCCAGCGGCGCTACCGCGACGTCGACATCCTGCTGATCGACGACATCCAGTTCCTGGAGAACCGCGAGCGCACCCAGGAGGAGTTCTTCCACACCTTCAACACCCTGCACAACGCCAACAAGCAGATCGTGATCACCTCCGACCGGTCGCCACGCCAACTGGCCACCCTGGAGGACCGGATGCGGACCCGGTTCGAGTGGGGGCTGCTGGCCGACATCCAGCCGCCGGACCTGGAGACCCGGATCGCGATCCTGCAGAAGAAGGCGGCGCAGGAGCGGATGTACGCCCCGCCGGACGTGCTGGAGTTCATCGCCTCCCGGGTGTCGAACTCGATCCGCGAGCTGGAGGGGGCGCTGATCCGGGTCACCGCGTTCGCCAGCCTCACCCGCTCGAGCGTCGAGCTGTCGCTGGCCGAGGAGGTGCTGCGGGACTTCATGCCCGACGGCGCCGGCCCGGAGATCAACGCCGACCAGATCATGGCGTCGACCGCCGACTACTTCGGGGTGAGCCTGGAGGACCTGCGCGGTCAGTCCCGCTCCCGGGTGCTGGTCAACGCCCGCCAGGTCGCCATGTACCTGTGTCGGGAGCTGACCGAGCTGTCCCTGCCCCGGATCGGGCAGGCCTTCGGCGGCCGGGACCACACCACCGTCATGCACGCGGACCGGAAGATCCGGCAGCAGATGGCCGAGCGGCGCTCGCTCTACAACCAGATCGCCGAGCTGACCAACCGGATCAAGCAGAACACCTGA